The following are encoded in a window of Prochlorococcus marinus CUG1417 genomic DNA:
- a CDS encoding anthranilate synthase component II has protein sequence MFLVIDNYDSFTYNLVQYLGELSVEHEITKELIVKRNDEITIEEIINLNPSGILLSPGPGNPDQSGICLPILKKLSKNIPTLGVCLGHQALAQAFGGKVVVGKELMHGKTSKIFHNQKGLFKDIETPFVATRYHSLIVDSSSLPSCFEITATLEDSTIMAISHKEYKHLHGVQFHPESVLTQFGHKLISNFLKMAEQK, from the coding sequence ATGTTTCTTGTTATTGATAATTACGATAGTTTTACTTACAACCTTGTTCAATATTTAGGTGAACTTTCAGTTGAGCATGAAATAACTAAAGAATTAATAGTGAAAAGAAATGATGAAATTACTATAGAAGAAATTATCAATCTAAATCCTAGTGGCATCCTATTATCTCCAGGTCCTGGCAATCCAGATCAATCTGGAATTTGTCTACCAATACTAAAAAAATTATCTAAAAACATTCCCACATTAGGAGTTTGTTTAGGTCACCAAGCTTTGGCCCAAGCTTTTGGAGGGAAGGTTGTAGTTGGTAAAGAACTTATGCATGGTAAGACATCTAAAATTTTTCATAATCAAAAAGGATTGTTTAAAGATATAGAGACTCCATTTGTGGCTACTAGATACCATAGTCTTATAGTTGATTCAAGTTCTTTACCATCTTGTTTTGAGATAACTGCGACTTTAGAAGACTCAACTATTATGGCTATTTCGCACAAAGAATATAAACATTTACATGGGGTACAGTTTCATCCTGAAAGTGTCTTGACACAATTTGGTCAT
- a CDS encoding diacylglycerol kinase family protein, producing MEKKINSLENRKESYKTSRNVFISFKYAFSGISYVLKTSRNFKIQLIFAVTSLIIGFLLHISLSNYVILIAAIMSVLILEILNTSIESIVDLVVKKEFSILAKISKDTSAGAVLLASINSVIIAVYIFFPKIKLLF from the coding sequence ATGGAAAAAAAAATAAACTCTTTAGAAAATAGAAAAGAATCATACAAAACTTCTAGGAATGTATTTATTAGTTTTAAATATGCTTTCAGTGGAATTAGTTATGTATTAAAAACTTCAAGAAATTTTAAAATTCAATTAATTTTTGCAGTAACAAGTTTAATAATTGGTTTTTTATTGCACATTAGTCTAAGTAATTATGTGATTTTGATTGCCGCAATTATGTCTGTTTTAATATTAGAAATATTAAATACATCTATTGAATCAATAGTTGATTTAGTAGTAAAAAAAGAATTTAGTATTTTGGCTAAAATTTCAAAAGACACATCTGCAGGAGCAGTATTATTGGCTTCCATTAATTCTGTTATTATTGCTGTATATATCTTTTTTCCTAAAATAAAGTTGTTATTTTAA
- a CDS encoding DUF3285 domain-containing protein codes for MENKNANLEKKVAPPSFIKLAMRNMVRKGSKSISHFSITFLILIGILILVATIGKPNIPV; via the coding sequence ATGGAAAATAAAAACGCAAATTTAGAAAAAAAAGTTGCTCCTCCAAGCTTTATAAAGCTTGCAATGAGAAATATGGTAAGGAAGGGTTCAAAAAGTATTTCTCATTTTTCAATAACCTTTTTAATTTTAATTGGGATTTTAATATTAGTGGCCACAATAGGTAAGCCCAATATTCCTGTGTAA
- the ybeY gene encoding rRNA maturation RNase YbeY: MKEKIISEINLDLVFQCNDFSQFSNKLKETKTKLIFDSIFWEQVFLSWINTILKKHDYALPNFIFEKKSFSLGLQIISNQEIASLNKKWMQKNGPTDVLSFPITSDESLDNLDHIELGDIFISLEMALEQSYEYKHSIYNEMLWLASHGFLHLLGWEHNNDLDLENMLSFQEYLITQLD, from the coding sequence ATGAAAGAAAAAATTATTTCTGAAATAAATTTAGATTTAGTTTTTCAATGTAATGATTTTTCTCAATTTTCAAATAAGTTAAAAGAAACTAAAACCAAACTTATTTTTGACTCTATTTTTTGGGAACAAGTTTTTTTATCTTGGATAAATACAATATTAAAAAAACACGATTATGCATTGCCAAATTTTATTTTTGAAAAAAAATCTTTTTCATTAGGCTTACAGATAATATCTAATCAAGAAATTGCTTCTTTGAACAAGAAGTGGATGCAAAAAAATGGTCCAACTGACGTCCTATCTTTTCCAATCACTTCTGATGAATCTCTAGATAATTTAGATCACATAGAATTGGGAGACATATTTATATCATTAGAGATGGCACTTGAGCAATCTTATGAATATAAACATTCAATCTATAATGAGATGCTCTGGTTGGCTAGTCATGGATTTTTGCATCTTTTAGGATGGGAACATAATAATGATCTTGATTTAGAAAATATGTTAAGTTTTCAAGAATATTTAATTACTCAATTAGATTAA